The following coding sequences are from one Acidobacteriota bacterium window:
- a CDS encoding sulfurtransferase: protein MRAAALLLALATPALAAAPGRARLVEAAALAIALDGPTAPIVLDARDRRAFEAGRVPGSRNVDWRDFSAVRPGGFAYLFRGSSRWGLLADDAKLAPKLRALGLSASRPVVVVGGAGGWGEEGRIGWMLLALGARDVALLDGGFPAWEKLERARLERGPERGAAPPPGDFEPSPQPGRRIAADALRDLLGSRGAILLDARTPEEFTGKTLTGQARGGRLPGARLVPLAALRAPDGTYASAEALAAAAGPLPAERPVVTYCTGGVRSALLAFLLEARLGVVAANYDGSLWEWSSREDLPMETGAPP from the coding sequence GTGCGCGCCGCCGCTCTCCTCCTCGCGCTGGCGACGCCCGCTCTCGCGGCCGCTCCGGGCCGGGCCCGGCTCGTCGAGGCCGCGGCGCTCGCCATCGCGCTCGACGGACCCACGGCGCCCATCGTCCTCGACGCGCGCGACCGCCGCGCGTTCGAGGCCGGCCGCGTCCCCGGCAGCCGGAACGTGGACTGGAGGGACTTCAGCGCGGTGCGGCCCGGCGGGTTCGCATACCTGTTTCGCGGCTCGTCGCGCTGGGGGCTCCTCGCGGACGACGCGAAGCTGGCTCCGAAGCTGCGCGCCCTCGGCCTCTCGGCCTCGCGGCCCGTCGTCGTCGTCGGAGGCGCGGGGGGCTGGGGCGAGGAGGGGCGGATCGGCTGGATGCTGCTCGCCCTCGGCGCGCGGGACGTCGCGCTTCTCGACGGCGGATTCCCTGCGTGGGAAAAGCTCGAGCGGGCGCGCCTCGAGCGCGGCCCCGAGCGCGGCGCTGCGCCGCCGCCCGGCGACTTCGAGCCGTCGCCGCAGCCCGGGCGCCGCATCGCCGCGGACGCGCTGCGCGATCTCCTCGGCTCGCGCGGGGCCATCCTCCTCGACGCGCGCACGCCCGAGGAGTTCACGGGGAAGACGCTCACGGGCCAGGCGCGCGGAGGCCGGCTGCCGGGGGCGCGCCTCGTTCCGCTCGCCGCGCTCCGGGCGCCGGACGGTACGTATGCCTCCGCCGAAGCGCTCGCTGCGGCCGCCGGGCCCCTGCCCGCGGAGCGTCCCGTCGTCACCTATTGCACGGGCGGCGTCCGCTCGGCGCTCCTCGCGTTCCTCCTCGAGGCCCGCCTCGGAGTCGTCGCGGCGAACTACGACGGCTCGCTCTGGGAGTGGTCCTCGCGGGAGGACCTGCCGATGGAGACGGGCGCGCCTCCCTGA
- a CDS encoding glycine cleavage system protein H has translation MTPLEFLQLAGIFLAGLVVRALAFTLVLAVCALPILAAWALWRSWQKLRDRSIGLVDVGGLELAEAHHYAPGHTWLQRKTRGTVRVGLDEIAGRLLHGPTSVTLPRPGTVLAAGLPAATVNCRGRAAAIPAPISGTVVAINPAVVRDPSLLEESRYRNGWLFAMKPATAAFLTLPTGDTARSWFQDETARFSHALETELGLLAADGGELVVEAPALLSEEKWQRLVSEFLKG, from the coding sequence ATGACGCCTCTTGAGTTCCTCCAGCTCGCCGGCATCTTCCTCGCCGGACTCGTCGTCCGCGCCCTCGCGTTCACGCTCGTCCTCGCGGTCTGCGCGCTTCCGATCCTCGCGGCCTGGGCGCTCTGGCGCTCGTGGCAGAAACTGCGGGACCGGAGCATCGGCCTCGTGGACGTCGGCGGGCTCGAGCTCGCCGAGGCGCACCACTACGCGCCCGGCCACACGTGGCTCCAGCGCAAGACGCGCGGCACGGTCCGCGTCGGACTCGACGAGATCGCGGGCCGGCTCCTGCACGGGCCGACCAGCGTCACGCTGCCGAGGCCGGGCACCGTCCTCGCCGCCGGCCTCCCGGCCGCCACCGTGAACTGCCGCGGCCGCGCCGCCGCGATCCCGGCGCCCATCTCGGGCACCGTCGTCGCGATCAACCCGGCCGTCGTCCGCGACCCCTCGCTCCTCGAGGAATCGCGCTACCGGAACGGCTGGCTCTTCGCGATGAAGCCCGCGACGGCCGCGTTCCTGACGCTGCCGACCGGCGACACCGCCCGCTCCTGGTTCCAGGACGAGACGGCGCGCTTCTCGCACGCGCTCGAGACCGAGCTGGGCCTCCTCGCCGCCGACGGCGGCGAGCTCGTGGTCGAGGCGCCCGCGCTGCTGTCCGAGGAGAAGTGGCAGCGCCTCGTCTCGGAGTTCCTGAAGGGCTGA
- a CDS encoding protein kinase, translating to MPDGGGPPVPERIDHYRIVRRLALGGMAEIFLAVDGKTGRTVAIKKILPHLVTDPDFLDRFFHEIRIQIGLKHPNIVELVDCSPTPSNAYIVMEYVDGGELYALRQESGRFPWEIALYAVDEALNGLAAAHAKGIVHRDIKPQNIMWTKEGGVKIGDFGISHAEHLTRLTMTGTVVGTPAHMSPEQARGDDLDARTDLFSMGTVLYELLCGFNPFTADSIAVTLRRVAESEPELPSLLDPTIPPGVDTFLRKLHAKDRAARFPDAATASRALRAVFEKEKVERPSVLFRSFLDDPGAFVAARNRRLAAESTAAAETLMNDSSARPEEALWAAYRTVACLPHDAKAQELFRTAAIRAGQREKPLDNAKIRALEESLKKEPDNLALLLQLAKLYRLEHDFVNLMRFFRKLQALAPPDPYTQGQIASLLSPDAGAARALPASVPASPRTVPASPPARTGPRIPAAFLAAAVLAVVLLGAWWARRAPRLPGGGAGSAPANAQAPAAAPDPARSPIADETLARILERGSAAEKESGPAKAFDLYAEAAARTPRVETRAALYRTMAELARKAGDDARVLKAFDLLAAIPSLRGEALLTRGEYLESIRRDEDALHVYEQARSGADADAARTATLRLAQAAEKRQDALRAQTLYEEILRSAPVSAEALPARVGLAGLYRASGRSHDARRLYEEILRLAPVGGDAARNAEAALREIDVP from the coding sequence ATGCCCGACGGCGGCGGCCCTCCGGTTCCGGAGCGGATCGACCACTACAGGATCGTCCGCCGGCTCGCGCTCGGCGGGATGGCGGAGATTTTCCTGGCCGTCGACGGGAAGACGGGCCGCACGGTCGCGATCAAAAAGATCCTTCCTCACCTCGTCACGGACCCCGACTTCCTCGACCGTTTCTTTCACGAGATCCGGATCCAGATCGGGCTCAAGCACCCGAACATCGTCGAGCTCGTCGACTGCAGCCCGACGCCGTCGAACGCGTACATCGTCATGGAGTACGTGGACGGCGGCGAGCTCTACGCCCTGCGCCAGGAGTCGGGGCGCTTCCCGTGGGAGATCGCGCTCTATGCCGTCGACGAGGCCCTGAACGGCCTCGCGGCCGCGCACGCGAAGGGCATCGTCCACCGCGACATCAAGCCGCAGAACATCATGTGGACGAAGGAAGGCGGCGTGAAGATCGGCGATTTCGGCATCAGCCACGCCGAGCACCTCACGCGCCTCACGATGACGGGGACCGTCGTCGGGACGCCGGCGCACATGTCTCCCGAGCAGGCGCGCGGCGACGACCTGGACGCGCGCACCGACCTCTTCTCGATGGGCACCGTGCTCTACGAGCTCCTCTGCGGATTCAACCCGTTCACGGCCGACTCGATCGCCGTGACGCTCCGCCGAGTCGCCGAGAGCGAGCCCGAACTCCCTTCGCTTCTCGACCCGACGATCCCGCCCGGCGTCGACACGTTCCTGCGCAAGCTCCACGCCAAGGACCGGGCGGCGCGCTTCCCCGACGCCGCGACGGCCTCGAGGGCCCTGCGGGCCGTGTTCGAGAAGGAGAAGGTCGAGCGCCCCTCCGTCCTCTTCCGCTCGTTCCTCGACGACCCCGGCGCGTTCGTCGCCGCGCGCAACCGGAGGCTCGCCGCGGAGTCCACGGCGGCGGCCGAGACGCTCATGAACGACTCCTCGGCGCGGCCCGAGGAGGCCCTCTGGGCCGCCTATCGCACGGTCGCGTGCCTCCCGCACGACGCGAAGGCGCAGGAGCTCTTCCGGACGGCCGCGATCCGCGCCGGGCAGCGCGAGAAGCCGCTCGACAACGCCAAGATCCGCGCCCTCGAGGAGTCGCTCAAGAAGGAGCCCGACAACCTCGCGCTCCTCCTCCAGCTCGCGAAGCTCTACCGCCTCGAGCACGATTTCGTGAACCTCATGCGGTTCTTCCGCAAGCTCCAGGCGCTCGCGCCCCCGGACCCCTACACGCAGGGGCAGATCGCCTCGCTGCTCTCGCCGGACGCGGGCGCCGCGCGCGCGCTGCCGGCGTCGGTTCCCGCCAGCCCGCGCACGGTTCCCGCCTCGCCGCCCGCGCGGACCGGCCCGCGCATTCCCGCCGCGTTTCTCGCCGCCGCCGTTCTCGCGGTCGTTCTCCTCGGGGCGTGGTGGGCCCGCCGCGCGCCCCGGCTGCCCGGTGGGGGCGCGGGTTCGGCTCCGGCGAACGCTCAGGCTCCGGCCGCCGCCCCCGACCCGGCCCGTTCGCCCATCGCTGACGAGACGCTCGCGCGGATCCTCGAGCGCGGCTCGGCCGCCGAGAAAGAGAGCGGGCCGGCGAAGGCGTTCGACCTCTACGCGGAGGCCGCGGCAAGGACTCCGCGCGTCGAGACGCGCGCCGCGCTCTATCGGACGATGGCGGAGCTCGCCCGCAAGGCGGGCGACGACGCTCGCGTCCTCAAGGCTTTCGACCTTCTTGCCGCGATCCCCTCCCTGCGGGGCGAGGCTCTTCTCACTCGGGGCGAGTACCTCGAAAGCATCCGGCGGGACGAGGACGCCCTGCACGTCTACGAGCAGGCCCGCTCCGGTGCCGACGCCGACGCGGCGCGGACGGCGACGCTGCGCCTCGCCCAGGCCGCCGAGAAACGCCAGGACGCGCTCCGCGCGCAGACGCTCTACGAGGAGATCCTCCGGTCGGCGCCGGTGTCCGCCGAGGCGCTCCCCGCGCGCGTGGGCCTCGCGGGCCTCTACCGCGCCTCCGGCCGCTCGCACGACGCGCGGCGGCTCTACGAGGAGATCCTCCGCCTCGCGCCCGTCGGGGGCGACGCCGCGAGAAACGCCGAGGCGGCCCTGCGCGAGATCGACGTCCCGTGA
- a CDS encoding phage holin family protein, giving the protein MRLLLRILINAAALWVAASVVDGIHAGGAGSILAVAVVFGVVNALVRPLLKLLSCPIIFLTLGLFTLVLNALMLMLTAWVGRQLGIDFTVDTFWAAFLGALIVSIISTVLSWFIPDKAA; this is encoded by the coding sequence ATGAGACTCCTCCTTCGCATCCTCATCAACGCGGCGGCCCTGTGGGTCGCGGCGTCGGTCGTGGACGGCATCCACGCGGGCGGGGCGGGCTCCATCCTGGCGGTCGCGGTCGTCTTCGGCGTCGTGAACGCGCTCGTGCGCCCGCTGCTGAAGCTCCTGAGCTGCCCGATCATTTTCCTCACGCTCGGCCTCTTCACGCTCGTGCTCAACGCGCTCATGCTCATGCTCACGGCGTGGGTGGGCAGGCAGCTCGGGATCGACTTCACGGTCGACACGTTCTGGGCTGCGTTCCTCGGCGCGCTCATCGTCTCCATCATCTCGACGGTCCTGTCCTGGTTCATCCCGGACAAGGCCGCGTGA
- a CDS encoding nucleotide-binding protein: protein MRVPVSLLALVFLAGCGKQQPALDVKSAAPASAPAASASAPASGVVPAAPEPALVTVSGTVLETMDAAEYTYMRLKTATGETWAAINRTKIAKGDAVTVTNAMVMDGFQSKTLNRTFDHILFGVLAKPGAPAPAAAGVPAAPMASGHQPAAGAAAPPTQEQMAAQHGQAAGGPADAPDVKVPKAEGSNAKTVAELWAQRASLKGKEVAVKAKIVKVTNSVMGKNWLHVRDGSGSKATKDNDLTVTTDVVARTGDVVTVTGTVSVDKDFGAGYAYPVIIENAKVK from the coding sequence ATGCGCGTTCCGGTCTCTCTCCTGGCCCTCGTGTTCCTCGCCGGCTGCGGCAAGCAGCAGCCCGCGCTCGACGTGAAGTCCGCGGCCCCCGCGTCCGCCCCTGCGGCGTCCGCGTCCGCCCCCGCATCCGGCGTCGTGCCTGCCGCGCCCGAGCCGGCGCTCGTCACCGTCAGCGGCACCGTCCTCGAGACGATGGACGCGGCCGAGTACACCTACATGCGCCTGAAGACCGCGACCGGCGAAACGTGGGCCGCGATCAACAGGACGAAGATCGCCAAGGGCGACGCCGTCACGGTCACGAACGCGATGGTGATGGACGGCTTCCAGAGCAAGACCCTCAATCGCACGTTCGACCACATCCTCTTCGGCGTGCTCGCGAAACCCGGCGCCCCCGCCCCCGCGGCGGCCGGAGTCCCCGCTGCGCCGATGGCCTCCGGCCACCAGCCCGCCGCGGGCGCGGCCGCGCCCCCGACGCAGGAGCAGATGGCCGCCCAGCACGGCCAGGCGGCCGGCGGGCCGGCGGACGCGCCGGACGTGAAGGTGCCGAAGGCCGAAGGCTCGAACGCGAAGACGGTCGCGGAGCTCTGGGCGCAGCGCGCGTCGCTCAAGGGCAAGGAAGTCGCCGTGAAGGCGAAGATCGTCAAGGTGACGAACAGCGTCATGGGGAAGAACTGGCTGCACGTCCGCGACGGTTCCGGCTCGAAGGCCACGAAGGACAACGACCTCACGGTCACGACCGACGTGGTTGCCAGGACGGGTGACGTCGTGACGGTGACCGGTACGGTCTCCGTCGACAAGGATTTCGGCGCCGGGTACGCCTACCCCGTCATCATCGAAAACGCGAAGGTGAAATGA
- a CDS encoding YjbQ family protein codes for MKSHRKVLTLNVPARIGFVNITPEVEAAVKESGVKEGLCLVNPMHITASVFVNDDESGLHADYARFFEALVPHDPVRQWRHNDTGEDNADAHVKRQLMGREAVVAITNGRLDFGTWERIFYGEWDGRRPKRVLIKIIGE; via the coding sequence GTGAAGTCACATCGCAAGGTCCTCACGCTGAACGTCCCCGCCCGCATCGGGTTCGTGAACATCACGCCCGAGGTCGAGGCCGCCGTGAAGGAGAGCGGCGTAAAGGAAGGTCTCTGCCTCGTGAACCCGATGCACATCACGGCGTCGGTCTTCGTGAACGACGACGAGAGCGGCCTCCACGCGGACTACGCGCGCTTCTTCGAGGCGCTCGTCCCGCACGACCCCGTGAGGCAATGGCGGCACAACGACACCGGGGAGGACAACGCGGACGCGCACGTGAAGCGGCAGCTCATGGGCCGCGAGGCGGTCGTCGCGATCACGAACGGCCGCCTCGACTTCGGCACGTGGGAGCGGATCTTCTACGGCGAGTGGGACGGCCGCCGCCCGAAGCGCGTCCTGATCAAGATCATCGGCGAGTAG